The genomic stretch TTACCATTGCAAAAGCTGACATGGATAGGCTTAAAGAAAGTGATTTTTTAATTGCAGTAATAGACGGAGTTGAAATTGATAGTGGTGTTGCCGCTGAAATAGGAGTATTTTATATGCTGGATAAACCTATTTTTGCAGTATATACAGATGTTCGCCAGCAAGGAAGAGATAATAACAAAAAAATTCAAGCACTTATTAATGATGGTACAGAAAATCAATTTATGTATAAAAATTTATTTGTTATTGGGCTTATTAAGCAAACAAAGGGAGGAATATATTCTACCATTGAAGAACTTATAGAAGCAATAAAAATTACTTATGAAAACTAGTATTTACTACTTGAACCTATCTAACTATTACTTTGCTTAGAAATAGAAGAGTCTAGAACTTCTCCCATAAACATAAGGTTTTGTTGTTTACATAGGCTACCTATTGAGGCATTTCTTATATATAATTAGTTCCCTACCTAAGTTTTCAGTCAGAGGTGAGGTGTTCTTGTTTAGTTTGGATAAAGATTTAATATAG from Tissierellales bacterium encodes the following:
- a CDS encoding nucleoside 2-deoxyribosyltransferase — translated: MKAYLANGLFGMGDRLLNSLMASKIREEIEEIDLYVPQENDEINDKNAYADSVTIAKADMDRLKESDFLIAVIDGVEIDSGVAAEIGVFYMLDKPIFAVYTDVRQQGRDNNKKIQALINDGTENQFMYKNLFVIGLIKQTKGGIYSTIEELIEAIKITYEN